The Juglans regia cultivar Chandler chromosome 2, Walnut 2.0, whole genome shotgun sequence genome includes a window with the following:
- the LOC109002090 gene encoding cellulose synthase-like protein G3 isoform X2, whose amino-acid sequence MGARSLHSLLSWRLPTLQGTGYPSAGRMILWRGAPACISLQIMITHLSALKLKVLSMKARVENIVERGKVGEEYIASEQEQEAFNKWTAGSFTRQDHPTVIQVLLDSDKDKDMITGHVMPNLIYVSREKSRTSPHHFKAGALNVLLRVSAIMTNAPIILTQDCDMYSNDAQTPLRALCYLLDPKFQSNLGYLQFPQRFNGINRTDIYACAFMRLFRINPSGMDGLLGPNYVGTGCFFKRRVFFGAPSSLVPPEIPELSPGHTVDDKSIQSRLTLTMAHHVANCNYENHTMWGSKIGFRYGSLVEDFYTGYRLKCEGWRSMFLYPDRAAFYGDSPINLLDVLNQTKRWAIGLLEVAFSRYCPLTFGARSMGLLMGLSYAHYAFWPIYSIPITIYAFLPQLALLNGITIFPMVSEQWFPLYVFLFLGSYGQDFLDFSSAGGTLESWWNEQRMWMIRGPSCYLFGLVEYLLKSIGISAQGFNVTSKVLDDEQSKRYEQGIFEFGVSSPMFVPLTAAAIINLVSFLGGLVRVCTGSSRWEGAFVQMFIAGFVTLNCWPIYEAMVLRSDKGRMPTKTTLISTFLASALYIASFLALRRN is encoded by the exons CATGAAGGCGAGGGTAGAGAATATTGTTGAGAGAGGAAAAGTTGGTGAGGAGTACATTGCGAGTGAACAAGAGCAAGAAGCTTTCAACAAATGGACTGCTGGATCATTTACACGTCAAGATCATCCTACCGTTATTCAG GTTCTATTGGACAGCGACAAAGACAAAGACATGATCACAGGCCATGTAATGCCAAATCTTATATATGTCTCCAGAGAAAAGAGCAGGACTTCACCCCACCATTTTAAGGCAGGCGCCCTTAATGTCCTG CTTCGAGTGTCGGCTATCATGACGAATGCACCAATCATTTTGACCCAAGATTGTGACATGTACTCCAACGATGCTCAAACGCCTCTACGTGCTCTATGTTACCTATTGGACCCTAAGTTTCAATCAAACTTAGGGTACCTTCAGTTCCCTCAACGATTTAATGGGATCAACAGGACAGACATCTATGCTTGTGCTTTTATGCGTTTGTTTCGAATTAATCCTTCTGGAATGGACGGACTTTTAGGCCCCAATTATGTCGGAACCGGATGCTTTTTCAAACGGCGAGTATTCTTTGGAGCCCCATCATCTTTGGTGCCACCGGAAATTCCAGAACTGAGCCCCGGCCACACTGTTGATGACAAGTCTATCCAGTCCCGACTAACATTGACAATGGCACACCATGTAGCCAATTGCAATTATGAGAACCACACCATGTGGGGCTCTAAG ATAGGGTTCAGATATGGGTCTCTGGTGGAGGACTTCTACACAGGGTATCGACTAAAGTGTGAGGGATGGAGGTCCATGTTTTTGTATCCTGACAGGGCAGCCTTTTATGGGGATTCACCaatcaaccttcttgatgtgcTAAATCAGACTAAGCGATGGGCCATTGGCCTCCTCGAGGTGGCCTTCTCTCGATATTGTCCTTTAACCTTTGGGGCACGGTCCATGGGTCTTCTCATGGGCCTCTCCTATGCACATTATGCCTTCTGGCCCATCTATTCCATTCCAATCACCATTTATGCCTTCCTCCCCCAGCTTGCCCTCCTCAATGGGATTACTATTTTCCCGATG GTCTCAGAGCAATGGTTTCCCTTGTACGTGTTCCTTTTCCTGGGTTCCTACGGGCAGGATTTCCTGGATTTTTCCTCAGCTGGAGGAACCTTGGAGAGTTGGTGGAACGAGCAAAGAATGTGGATGATAAGGGGACCCTCTTGTTACTTGTTTGGTTTGGTTGAGTACTTGCTCAAGTCCATAGGCATTTCCGCACAGGGTTTCAACGTCACCAGCAAAGTTCTGGACGACGAGCAAAGCAAAAGATACGAACAAGGTATCTTTGAGTTTGGAGTCTCATCGCCCATGTTTGTGCCGCTGACAGCGGCGGCGATAATCAACTTGGTCTCCTTTCTTGGGGGCCTCGTGAGAGTTTGCACAGGCAGCAGTAGATGGGAAGGAGCATTCGTGCAGATGTTCATAGCAGGTTTTGTCACCCTTAACTGCTGGCCAATCTACGAAGCCATGGTGTTGAGGAGTGACAAAGGAAGGATGCCTACTAAAACTACTCTGATATCAACTTTTCTGGCATCTGCCCTTTATATAGCATCTTTTCTTGCCCTAAGAAGGAACTGA
- the LOC109002091 gene encoding cellulose synthase-like protein G3 isoform X2 yields MEAAKFATHWLPFCRKNNVVDRSPESYFARNNSPNFEAEKMIKTMYDNMKIKVDNVVERGKVGDEYMTGEEELRAFNKWTEGFTRQDHPTVIQVLLENRKDKDITGHLMPNLIYVSRQKSRISPHHFKAGALNALLRVSATMTNAPIILTLDCDMYSNDPRTPLRVLCYLLNSSSTSTQAQLDRSTEVGYIQFPQHFHGINKNDTYACEYKRLFQINSVGFDGLAGPNHVGTGCFFCRRAFFGGPSTFVPPEIPELGPFHVVDKPIRSQPILELAHVVASCNYENQTKWGFEIGVRYGSLVEDYFTGYRLHCEGWKSIFCSPKGAAFLGDAPITLVDVLNQQKRWSIGLLDVVFSKFSQVTFGIRSIGLLMAIAYAQVGFWSFWSIPITMYAFLPQLALLKGISIFPSVSESWFLLYMFLFLGAYLQDLLDFLFYGGTVQRWWSDQRMWNIRGLTCYLFGFVEFFLKSVGIPTQGFNVTSKVLDDEQSKRYMQGFFEFGVPSPMFVPLTTAAFVNLVSFVWGLVWIFRGSKVEVEGLFVQIFLAGFGVVNSWPIYEGVVWRRDKGKLHIRTTMISTFLASLLVAAASFAAS; encoded by the exons ATGGAGGCTGCTAAGTTTGCAACCCATTGGTTGCCCTTTTGTAGAAAGAATAACGTAGTAGACAGGAGCCCAGAATCATATTTTGCCCGGAATAATTCTCCGAACTTTGAGGCCGAGAAGATGATCAAG ACAATGTACGATAACATGAAAATCAAGGTAGATAATGTTGTCGAGAGAGGGAAAGTTGGGGATGAGTACATGACTGGAGAAGAAGAGCTCAGAGCATTTAACAAATGGACAGAGGGATTTACACGCCAAGATCATCCCACTGTGATCCAG GTTTTGTTGGAGAATAGGAAAGACAAAGACATCACCGGCCATTTGATGCCAAACCTCATTTATGTCTCCAGACAAAAAAGCAGGATTTCACCCCACCATTTTAAAGCTGGTGccctcaatgcattg CTCCGGGTATCGGCTACCATGACAAATGCTCCCATAATCCTTACCCTAGATTGTGATATGTACTCCAATGATCCTCGTACGCCCCTGCGTGTGCTATGCTACCTGCTCaacagtagtagtactagtactcaaGCTCAACTTGATCGGTCGACCGAAGTAGGATACATTCAATTTCCCCAACACTTTCATGGGATTAACAAGAATGACACCTATGCTTGTGAATATAAACGTTTGTTTCAAATCAACTCGGTGGGGTTTGATGGACTAGCTGGGCCTAACCATGTTGGAACTGGCTGCTTCTTTTGCCGACGAGCGTTCTTTGGAGGTCCATCAACGTTTGTGCCACCAGAAATCCCTGAATTAGGTCCCTTCCATGTTGTGGACAAACCTATTCGGTCCCAACCAATTCTGGAATTGGCACACGTGGTCGCAAGCTGCAATTATGAGAACCAGACCAAATGGGGTTTTGAG ATTGGTGTCAGATATGGATCATTGGTTGAGGACTACTTCACGGGTTATCGGCTGCACTGCGAGGGATGGAAGTCAATATTCTGCAGTCCAAAGGGGGCAGCATTTTTGGGTGACGCACCAATTACCCTTGTCGACGTGCTGAATCAACAAAAGCGATGGTCCATAGGCCTACTTGACGTGGTTTTCTCTAAGTTTAGTCAAGTAACCTTCGGCATCAGATCCATCGGTCTTCTCATGGCCATTGCTTATGCTCAAGTTGGCTTCTGGTCCTTCTGGTCCATTCCCATCACCATGTATGCCTTCCTCCCCCAGCTAGCTCTCCTCAAGGGAATCAGCATCTTCCCAAGT GTGTCAGAGTCATGGTTTCTATTGTATATGTTCCTTTTCTTAGGAGCCTATCTGCAGGATCTCCTCGACTTTTTGTTCTACGGTGGAACGGTCCAAAGATGGTGGAGTGATCAGAGGATGTGGAATATAAGGGGCCTCACATGTTACTTGTTTGGATTCGTGGAGTTCTTTCTCAAGTCTGTGGGTATTCCCACACAAGGTTTCAATGTGACCAGCAAAGTGCTTGACGATGAACAAAGCAAAAGATACATGCAAGGGTTCTTTGAGTTTGGAGTCCCATCACCCATGTTTGTGCCACTAACAACGGCAGCATTTGTCAACTTAGTCTCATTTGTCTGGGGGCTTGTATGGATCTTCAGAGGCAGCAAAGTGGAGGTGGAGGGACTGTTTGTGCAGATTTTCTTAGCAGGCTTCGGAGTGGTGAATTCTTGGCCAATTTATGAAGGTGTGGTCTGGAGGAGAGATAAAGGAAAACTGCATATTAGAACTACCATGATCTCAACATTTCTGGCAAGTCTTCTTGTTGCTGCAGCTTCTTTTGCTGCGAGCTGA
- the LOC109002091 gene encoding cellulose synthase-like protein G3 isoform X1, with protein sequence MEAAKFATHWLPFCRKNNVVDRSPESYFARNNSPNFEAEKMIKTMYDNMKIKVDNVVERGKVGDEYMTGEEELRAFNKWTEGFTRQDHPTVIQVLLENRKDKDITGHLMPNLIYVSRQKSRISPHHFKAGALNALLRVSATMTNAPIILTLDCDMYSNDPRTPLRVLCYLLNSSSTSTQAQLDRSTEVGYIQFPQHFHGINKNDTYACEYKRLFQINSVGFDGLAGPNHVGTGCFFCRRAFFGGPSTFVPPEIPELGPFHVVDKPIRSQPILELAHVVASCNYENQTKWGFEIGVRYGSLVEDYFTGYRLHCEGWKSIFCSPKGAAFLGDAPITLVDVLNQQKRWSIGLLDVVFSKFSQVTFGIRSIGLLMAIAYAQVGFWSFWSIPITMYAFLPQLALLKGISIFPSIKLEWRMCSRNRVFLIFIDFYLFDIFKVKNMLQVSESWFLLYMFLFLGAYLQDLLDFLFYGGTVQRWWSDQRMWNIRGLTCYLFGFVEFFLKSVGIPTQGFNVTSKVLDDEQSKRYMQGFFEFGVPSPMFVPLTTAAFVNLVSFVWGLVWIFRGSKVEVEGLFVQIFLAGFGVVNSWPIYEGVVWRRDKGKLHIRTTMISTFLASLLVAAASFAAS encoded by the exons ATGGAGGCTGCTAAGTTTGCAACCCATTGGTTGCCCTTTTGTAGAAAGAATAACGTAGTAGACAGGAGCCCAGAATCATATTTTGCCCGGAATAATTCTCCGAACTTTGAGGCCGAGAAGATGATCAAG ACAATGTACGATAACATGAAAATCAAGGTAGATAATGTTGTCGAGAGAGGGAAAGTTGGGGATGAGTACATGACTGGAGAAGAAGAGCTCAGAGCATTTAACAAATGGACAGAGGGATTTACACGCCAAGATCATCCCACTGTGATCCAG GTTTTGTTGGAGAATAGGAAAGACAAAGACATCACCGGCCATTTGATGCCAAACCTCATTTATGTCTCCAGACAAAAAAGCAGGATTTCACCCCACCATTTTAAAGCTGGTGccctcaatgcattg CTCCGGGTATCGGCTACCATGACAAATGCTCCCATAATCCTTACCCTAGATTGTGATATGTACTCCAATGATCCTCGTACGCCCCTGCGTGTGCTATGCTACCTGCTCaacagtagtagtactagtactcaaGCTCAACTTGATCGGTCGACCGAAGTAGGATACATTCAATTTCCCCAACACTTTCATGGGATTAACAAGAATGACACCTATGCTTGTGAATATAAACGTTTGTTTCAAATCAACTCGGTGGGGTTTGATGGACTAGCTGGGCCTAACCATGTTGGAACTGGCTGCTTCTTTTGCCGACGAGCGTTCTTTGGAGGTCCATCAACGTTTGTGCCACCAGAAATCCCTGAATTAGGTCCCTTCCATGTTGTGGACAAACCTATTCGGTCCCAACCAATTCTGGAATTGGCACACGTGGTCGCAAGCTGCAATTATGAGAACCAGACCAAATGGGGTTTTGAG ATTGGTGTCAGATATGGATCATTGGTTGAGGACTACTTCACGGGTTATCGGCTGCACTGCGAGGGATGGAAGTCAATATTCTGCAGTCCAAAGGGGGCAGCATTTTTGGGTGACGCACCAATTACCCTTGTCGACGTGCTGAATCAACAAAAGCGATGGTCCATAGGCCTACTTGACGTGGTTTTCTCTAAGTTTAGTCAAGTAACCTTCGGCATCAGATCCATCGGTCTTCTCATGGCCATTGCTTATGCTCAAGTTGGCTTCTGGTCCTTCTGGTCCATTCCCATCACCATGTATGCCTTCCTCCCCCAGCTAGCTCTCCTCAAGGGAATCAGCATCTTCCCAAGT ATCAAGTTGGAGTGGAGGATGTGTTCTCGAAATAGAGTTTTCCTAATATTCatagatttttatttgtttgacatATTCAAAGTGAAAAATATGTTGCAGGTGTCAGAGTCATGGTTTCTATTGTATATGTTCCTTTTCTTAGGAGCCTATCTGCAGGATCTCCTCGACTTTTTGTTCTACGGTGGAACGGTCCAAAGATGGTGGAGTGATCAGAGGATGTGGAATATAAGGGGCCTCACATGTTACTTGTTTGGATTCGTGGAGTTCTTTCTCAAGTCTGTGGGTATTCCCACACAAGGTTTCAATGTGACCAGCAAAGTGCTTGACGATGAACAAAGCAAAAGATACATGCAAGGGTTCTTTGAGTTTGGAGTCCCATCACCCATGTTTGTGCCACTAACAACGGCAGCATTTGTCAACTTAGTCTCATTTGTCTGGGGGCTTGTATGGATCTTCAGAGGCAGCAAAGTGGAGGTGGAGGGACTGTTTGTGCAGATTTTCTTAGCAGGCTTCGGAGTGGTGAATTCTTGGCCAATTTATGAAGGTGTGGTCTGGAGGAGAGATAAAGGAAAACTGCATATTAGAACTACCATGATCTCAACATTTCTGGCAAGTCTTCTTGTTGCTGCAGCTTCTTTTGCTGCGAGCTGA
- the LOC109002092 gene encoding cellulose synthase-like protein G2, whose protein sequence is MEGTSPRCRTAASRQSTTHASASGYPPLYEIEHSPLTLFNRLFAAVYASAILSLLYRHAFMLINSPALASSIISLSMLISDLVLALMWAGTQSCRMRPIHRREFPENLNRVVKDQSDFPALDVFICTADPYKEPPLSVASTALSVMAYDYPTEKISV, encoded by the coding sequence ATGGAGGGTACGAGTCCAAGATGCCGCACCGCTGCCAGCAGGCAGTCCACCACCCATGCATCAGCCTCAGGCTATCCTCCCCTTTATGAGATTGAGCACTCTCCCCTCACTCTCTTCAACCGTTTGTTTGCTGCAGTTTACGCGTCTGCCATCCTCTCCCTCCTGTATCGccatgcattcatgctcataaACTCTCCCGCCTTAGCCTCCTCCATTATCTCCCTCTCCATGCTGATCTCTGATCTTGTGCTTGCGCTCATGTGGGCTGGCACCCAGTCTTGCCGCATGCGTCCAATCCACCGCAGGGAATTCCCCGAAAACCTCAACAGGGTTGTGAAAGATCAATCCGATTTTCCTGCACTCGACGTGTTCATATGTACCGCCGACCCCTACAAGGAGCCGCCATTGAGCGTGGCGAGTACGGCCTTATCTGTCATGGCATATGACTATCCAACGGAGAAGATCTCAGTCTAA